In Armatimonadota bacterium, the following proteins share a genomic window:
- a CDS encoding alpha-mannosidase yields the protein MTLHAIGNAHIDPVWLWRWTEGLETIRSTFASVLERMREFPEFHFTGSSAAFYWLLEQTEPDMLAQIRERVREGRWEIVGGWWIQPDCNIPCGESFVRQALYAQRYFRKTFGVTAKVGYNPDSFGHAGTLPQILRKAGLTRYIFMRPGPHEKTLPANVFWWQSPDGSRVLTARITRSYATWGKDLAEHVRASAGGAPDFLRDYIVFYGVGNHGGGPTIQNVRSLLEMSRNPDMPAVRLSTLKAFFEAVEAQAEAGASIPTVPEELQHHARGCYTAHSEVKRQNRRTEHLLMTAERVASMAWALLGREYPQQALTEAWQSALFNQFHDILAGTSLPEGYQDARDLYGHAATLGGYALHTSLQALTAHMDTRGEGNPLVVFNPLPWAIRVPVEVERGSAQLKDEAGNPVPAQNIQPTTASGQRRSVLVLDLPPMGYRVLRSDVQVASVQPQRTLRAELKAEGAVLENDFWRLEVNPAGHLSRLYDKRHRVEVLSAPANVGIVIDDPSDTWSHDVSSFRNELGRFDGAQLALEELGDVRACLRIETRWGHSQMTQRLYLYRDLDLIECRATINWQEQYKMLKISFPLCLQEALVTAEAPYGFTVREPNGEEEPCQQWIDLSGWAVNDDGERIPYGFALLNDSKHGYDTLGSELRLSILRSPAYAHHAPNTLDTEKRYEYIDQGIQTVTYRLMPHAGSWQQAHIPRRAWELNVPPITVNEYVHEGDLPPTASLLSVEPENVLVTVCKKAEDADALIVRAYESTGTACTVRIEMPLTGIRWEAPIGACEIKTWRIVPSELPEIAEVNLLEGAVGT from the coding sequence ATGACTCTTCACGCTATTGGCAACGCGCATATCGACCCGGTGTGGCTATGGCGATGGACGGAGGGGCTAGAGACCATCCGCTCCACCTTCGCCAGTGTGCTGGAACGGATGCGGGAGTTCCCCGAGTTCCACTTCACGGGCAGTTCCGCCGCGTTTTACTGGCTGTTAGAGCAGACCGAGCCCGACATGCTGGCGCAAATCCGCGAGCGCGTGCGCGAGGGACGGTGGGAAATCGTGGGCGGATGGTGGATACAGCCCGATTGCAACATCCCCTGCGGCGAGTCCTTCGTGCGTCAGGCGCTGTACGCGCAGCGTTACTTCCGGAAGACCTTCGGCGTGACCGCGAAGGTGGGGTACAACCCCGATAGCTTCGGGCACGCAGGCACCCTGCCGCAGATTCTGCGCAAAGCGGGGTTGACACGCTATATTTTCATGCGTCCCGGCCCGCATGAGAAAACCCTGCCTGCCAACGTCTTCTGGTGGCAGTCGCCTGACGGCTCGCGCGTGCTGACGGCGCGAATCACCCGCTCTTACGCCACGTGGGGCAAGGATTTGGCGGAGCATGTTCGCGCCAGCGCAGGAGGTGCACCCGATTTCTTGCGGGACTATATCGTTTTCTACGGCGTAGGCAATCACGGGGGAGGTCCAACCATCCAGAACGTCCGCTCCCTGCTGGAGATGAGCCGGAACCCCGATATGCCAGCCGTTCGGCTCAGCACCCTGAAAGCCTTCTTCGAGGCGGTAGAAGCACAGGCGGAGGCAGGTGCATCCATCCCCACTGTGCCCGAAGAGCTGCAGCACCACGCACGCGGCTGTTACACCGCCCACTCGGAGGTCAAACGCCAGAACCGCCGCACCGAGCACCTGCTGATGACCGCCGAGCGCGTGGCATCGATGGCGTGGGCATTGCTGGGGCGGGAATATCCGCAGCAAGCGTTGACCGAAGCGTGGCAGAGCGCGCTGTTCAACCAGTTCCACGACATTCTCGCCGGTACCAGCCTGCCCGAAGGCTACCAGGACGCGCGCGACCTGTACGGACACGCCGCCACACTGGGCGGATATGCCCTGCACACCAGCCTGCAGGCGTTGACAGCACATATGGACACGCGCGGCGAGGGTAATCCGTTGGTGGTATTTAACCCCCTGCCCTGGGCGATCAGGGTTCCTGTGGAGGTGGAACGTGGCTCGGCGCAGCTGAAGGACGAGGCGGGCAACCCTGTGCCAGCACAAAACATCCAGCCTACCACCGCCAGCGGACAGCGGCGCAGTGTGCTCGTCTTAGACCTGCCACCGATGGGCTATCGGGTGTTACGCTCGGACGTGCAGGTTGCCTCTGTCCAGCCTCAGCGTACCCTTCGTGCGGAACTGAAGGCGGAAGGTGCGGTGCTGGAAAACGACTTCTGGCGGCTGGAGGTCAACCCTGCCGGTCATCTGTCGCGCCTGTACGACAAGCGCCACCGAGTGGAGGTGCTTTCTGCACCTGCCAACGTGGGCATTGTCATCGACGACCCCAGCGACACGTGGAGTCATGACGTCTCCTCCTTCCGCAACGAGTTGGGACGGTTCGACGGCGCACAGCTGGCTCTCGAGGAGCTAGGAGACGTACGCGCCTGCCTGCGCATCGAGACCCGCTGGGGTCACTCGCAAATGACCCAGCGACTGTACCTGTATCGTGACTTAGACCTCATCGAGTGCCGAGCTACCATCAACTGGCAGGAGCAGTACAAGATGCTGAAGATAAGCTTCCCCCTGTGCCTGCAGGAAGCGCTGGTCACCGCCGAGGCACCGTACGGCTTCACGGTGCGCGAACCGAACGGCGAGGAAGAACCCTGCCAGCAGTGGATAGACCTGTCGGGCTGGGCGGTGAACGACGACGGCGAACGCATCCCCTACGGCTTCGCCCTGCTCAACGACAGCAAGCACGGCTATGATACGCTGGGTTCCGAATTGCGTCTGAGCATTCTGCGCAGCCCTGCCTACGCGCATCACGCCCCGAACACGCTGGACACCGAGAAGCGTTACGAGTATATCGATCAGGGTATCCAGACGGTTACCTATCGGCTGATGCCCCATGCAGGCAGCTGGCAACAGGCACACATCCCCCGACGCGCGTGGGAGCTGAATGTGCCGCCCATCACCGTGAACGAGTATGTGCATGAGGGCGATCTACCACCGACCGCCTCCCTACTGAGCGTCGAACCAGAGAACGTGCTGGTGACGGTGTGCAAGAAAGCAGAGGATGCCGATGCTCTGATCGTGCGAGCATACGAGAGTACCGGCACGGCCTGCACCGTGCGAATCGAGATGCCTCTGACAGGTATCCGATGGGAGGCTCCTATCGGCGCGTGTGAAATCAAGACGTGGCGTATAGTGCCGAGCGAGCTGCCTGAGATTGCGGAGGTGAACCTTCTCGAAGGGGCGGTGGGTACGTAA
- a CDS encoding DNA methyltransferase: MDLFDIMENMDYFLTAPPQSGRKPAPVVTRQGRTRARKLIAFGWYGGKYSHLDWLLPLLPRTYHYCEPFGGSAAVLLNRAPSPVETYNDLDGEVVKRARRFYVRARQARTGLAQTATLGRWANCIHTSRRGMSGVVSRWLGGIEMLPEIAERLLRVQIENRPAIEVIKLYDSPNTLFYCDPPYPPEARKDRKAYGFEMDEASHRELAKVLHACQGKVAISGYRCDLMDELYGDWKCILAPVKTCIL; the protein is encoded by the coding sequence ATGGATCTGTTCGATATCATGGAGAACATGGACTATTTTTTGACTGCGCCTCCACAGAGTGGGCGTAAACCTGCTCCTGTGGTAACGCGCCAAGGGCGGACTCGCGCGCGCAAGCTGATCGCCTTCGGCTGGTACGGAGGCAAATATTCCCATCTGGACTGGTTGCTGCCTCTGCTACCGCGAACATACCATTACTGTGAACCTTTCGGAGGCTCAGCAGCAGTACTGTTGAACCGTGCCCCATCGCCCGTAGAGACCTACAACGATTTGGATGGAGAGGTGGTTAAACGTGCTCGCCGGTTCTATGTGCGAGCCAGGCAAGCACGCACAGGGCTGGCGCAGACTGCTACTCTAGGCAGATGGGCTAACTGCATCCATACCTCACGTAGAGGCATGTCAGGGGTTGTATCGCGCTGGCTAGGAGGCATCGAAATGCTCCCTGAGATTGCGGAACGCCTGCTGCGGGTGCAGATAGAAAATCGCCCGGCGATTGAGGTCATCAAACTGTATGACTCACCGAATACCCTCTTCTACTGCGACCCACCCTACCCTCCAGAAGCGCGAAAAGACAGAAAAGCCTATGGGTTTGAGATGGATGAAGCCTCGCACCGTGAACTTGCGAAAGTACTGCATGCGTGTCAGGGCAAAGTTGCTATCTCTGGATATCGCTGTGATCTGATGGATGAACTATACGGTGACTGGAAGTGCATTCTTGCCCCAGTGAAGACTTGCATTCTGTAA
- the gatA gene encoding glutamyl-tRNA(Gln) amidotransferase subunit A — protein MSDLQKLTIHEAHHLLRKREISSRELTQAVLERIEAIEPSVRAYITLTPELALQQAEEADRLLQTGDGAETLTGIPIALKDNLCTRGVLTTCASKILQNFVPPYDAHVVEQLRYRHAVFTGKTNMDEFAMGSSTENSAFFVTRNPWNLHCVPGGSSGGSAAAVAADMCIAALGSDTGGSIRQPAALCGVVGMKPTYGRVSRYGLVAYASSLDQIGPITKDVTDCAILLNAICGKDRRDSTSVDVPVPDFTAALVPDVKGLRIGVPKEFFAQGVAPEVAEAVYRAVHLLESLGATAEETSLPYIDYGLACYYILAPAEASSNLARYDGVKYGWRTQELAGHIGMVEKTRGEGFGAEVKQRIMIGTYALSAGYYDAYYLKAQQVRTLIRRDFDRAFERYDVLITPTSPTVAFRIGEKAGDPLAMKLADVCTIPVNIAGLPALAMPCGFQNGLPVGLQIIGKPWDEETILRVAYTYEQATDWHRHKPSL, from the coding sequence ATGAGTGATTTGCAGAAACTGACGATTCATGAGGCACACCACCTGCTGCGCAAGCGTGAAATCAGCAGCCGCGAACTCACGCAGGCGGTACTGGAGCGCATCGAGGCGATAGAGCCATCGGTGCGTGCCTACATCACCCTGACGCCGGAGCTGGCGCTGCAACAGGCGGAAGAGGCGGACCGGCTACTGCAAACCGGTGATGGTGCAGAGACGCTAACCGGCATCCCTATCGCCCTAAAGGATAACCTGTGCACACGCGGCGTGCTGACCACCTGCGCTTCGAAGATACTACAGAACTTCGTACCTCCCTACGACGCGCATGTGGTAGAGCAGTTGCGCTATCGGCACGCGGTGTTCACAGGTAAAACCAATATGGACGAGTTCGCGATGGGTTCCTCTACTGAGAACTCCGCCTTCTTCGTCACGCGCAACCCATGGAATCTGCACTGCGTGCCGGGGGGCAGTAGCGGCGGTTCGGCGGCGGCGGTAGCAGCGGATATGTGCATCGCCGCGCTGGGTTCGGATACAGGCGGTTCTATCCGCCAGCCAGCCGCGCTGTGCGGCGTGGTGGGAATGAAACCAACTTACGGGCGCGTGAGCCGATACGGATTGGTGGCATATGCCTCCTCGCTGGACCAGATAGGACCCATTACCAAAGATGTGACCGACTGCGCCATCCTGCTCAATGCTATATGTGGGAAAGACCGGCGTGACTCTACCAGCGTAGATGTGCCAGTGCCTGACTTCACCGCCGCACTGGTGCCGGATGTAAAAGGCTTGCGCATTGGTGTGCCAAAAGAGTTCTTCGCGCAGGGCGTCGCGCCGGAGGTAGCAGAGGCAGTATATCGGGCAGTGCACCTGCTGGAGAGCCTTGGCGCGACAGCTGAGGAGACCTCTCTGCCCTACATCGATTACGGATTGGCGTGTTACTACATCCTCGCGCCGGCGGAGGCGAGTTCTAACCTCGCCCGCTATGATGGCGTGAAGTATGGCTGGCGCACGCAAGAGCTGGCAGGGCACATCGGCATGGTGGAGAAGACACGCGGTGAGGGCTTCGGTGCGGAGGTGAAGCAACGCATCATGATTGGCACATACGCCCTCTCCGCCGGTTACTACGATGCCTACTACTTGAAGGCACAGCAGGTGCGCACCCTCATCCGTCGCGACTTTGACCGTGCGTTCGAGCGATACGACGTGCTGATTACCCCTACCTCGCCGACGGTAGCGTTTCGCATTGGCGAAAAGGCAGGCGACCCGCTGGCGATGAAGCTGGCGGATGTATGCACCATCCCTGTCAATATCGCGGGGCTTCCTGCGCTGGCGATGCCTTGTGGGTTTCAGAATGGGCTTCCTGTTGGGCTGCAAATTATCGGCAAGCCGTGGGACGAGGAGACCATCCTGCGCGTGGCATACACCTACGAACAGGCAACCGACTGGCACCGGCATAAACCGTCGTTATAA
- a CDS encoding aminotransferase DegT encodes MAVTNTADVLAIDGGTPVRTRPWPQWPVFDETEEQAILQVLRSGKWWSVEGTKVREFEQAFARFQDAQFAVCVTNGTAALEVALRAAHIGCGDEVIVPPYTFIATATAVLAVGATPVFVDVEEESLNIDPAKIEEAITPRTRAIIPVHIAGCPANMDGVLEVARKHNLLVIEDAAQAHAAEWKGTKVGAIGDMGCFSFQASKNLNAGEGGAVLTNNPHWADQVWSVHNVGRIRGGRWYEHHVLGSNFRMTEFQAAILLCQLQRLPEQTERRTRNAQKLTELLSQIPGIRPPCPDPRVTRHAYHLYIFRYNKQAFGGRSREEFLRALNAEGIPCSAGYVPLYKERVFINRPASNDLCQMSRLKDYSQVRCPVCERACYEEAVWLFQNVLLGNAEDMADIATAIAKVQRAFTR; translated from the coding sequence ATGGCTGTAACAAACACAGCAGACGTTCTGGCTATCGACGGGGGCACTCCCGTACGCACACGTCCCTGGCCGCAGTGGCCCGTCTTTGACGAAACGGAAGAGCAAGCCATACTGCAAGTTTTGCGCAGCGGCAAGTGGTGGTCGGTGGAGGGCACGAAGGTCCGCGAGTTCGAGCAGGCGTTCGCTCGCTTTCAGGATGCACAGTTTGCGGTGTGCGTCACCAACGGGACCGCCGCGCTGGAGGTAGCTCTTCGAGCGGCGCACATCGGCTGCGGAGATGAGGTGATTGTGCCTCCCTACACCTTTATCGCCACCGCAACCGCGGTGCTGGCGGTCGGGGCTACGCCCGTGTTCGTAGACGTGGAAGAGGAGAGTCTGAACATAGACCCCGCCAAGATTGAAGAAGCCATCACCCCCCGCACCCGCGCTATTATTCCCGTGCATATCGCAGGCTGTCCCGCAAACATGGACGGCGTGCTGGAGGTCGCTCGCAAGCACAACCTGCTGGTGATTGAAGACGCCGCTCAGGCGCACGCCGCCGAGTGGAAAGGTACCAAAGTAGGAGCGATTGGCGACATGGGCTGCTTCAGCTTTCAGGCAAGCAAGAATTTGAATGCTGGCGAGGGCGGTGCAGTGCTGACCAACAACCCGCACTGGGCAGACCAGGTGTGGTCGGTGCATAACGTAGGGCGAATACGCGGTGGGCGCTGGTATGAGCACCATGTGCTGGGTAGCAACTTCCGTATGACCGAGTTCCAGGCGGCGATACTGCTGTGCCAGCTACAACGCCTGCCCGAACAGACTGAGAGACGCACCCGAAACGCGCAGAAGCTTACTGAGCTGCTTAGCCAGATACCCGGCATCCGTCCCCCGTGCCCTGATCCGCGCGTGACGCGCCATGCCTATCACCTGTACATCTTCCGGTACAACAAGCAAGCTTTTGGTGGAAGGTCTCGCGAGGAGTTCTTGCGGGCATTGAACGCCGAAGGCATTCCCTGCAGTGCAGGTTACGTGCCGCTCTATAAGGAGCGCGTATTCATTAACCGTCCTGCTTCCAACGACCTGTGCCAGATGAGCAGGTTGAAGGACTACTCGCAAGTGCGCTGTCCGGTATGCGAACGCGCCTGCTACGAGGAGGCAGTGTGGCTGTTCCAGAACGTGTTGCTGGGCAACGCAGAGGATATGGCGGACATCGCCACCGCCATCGCCAAAGTGCAGCGCGCCTTCACCAGGTGA
- a CDS encoding glutamine cyclotransferase: MRIHRVLGLFFLGSLFLSWGCAPGAVQAERPAFDAKRAFADLEKQVSFGPRVPGTQAHLQCRDWLMGEMEKVADRVEVQTFTQVVNGKSLRLYNIFGIFNENASKRIMLCAHWDTRPTADEELDPAKRRQPIPGANDGASGVAILLELARQFKLKRPEVGVIIAFWDGEDYGPDVNTMLLGSRYFARNMGKLRPTYGILLDMVGDKDLQIYKETNSVYAAPQVVERVWRTAGELGYRKYFPDAQKYTITDDHVPLIEAGVPCIDLIDFDYPYWHTLQDTVDKCSPNSLQVVGEVLAAVVYSERDSKP; the protein is encoded by the coding sequence TTGCGTATACACAGAGTGCTGGGCTTGTTCTTCCTCGGTAGCCTCTTTCTCTCCTGGGGGTGTGCGCCGGGCGCGGTGCAGGCAGAACGCCCTGCCTTCGATGCAAAACGCGCCTTTGCCGACCTTGAAAAGCAGGTCTCTTTTGGTCCGCGCGTGCCGGGCACACAGGCACACCTGCAGTGTCGCGACTGGCTGATGGGTGAGATGGAGAAGGTTGCCGACCGCGTGGAGGTACAAACTTTCACACAAGTGGTGAACGGCAAGAGCCTGCGCCTGTACAACATCTTCGGCATCTTCAACGAGAACGCCAGCAAGCGTATCATGCTCTGCGCACACTGGGATACTCGCCCTACCGCCGACGAAGAGCTTGACCCAGCGAAACGCAGGCAACCCATTCCGGGCGCAAACGACGGCGCGTCCGGTGTGGCGATACTACTGGAGCTGGCGAGGCAGTTCAAGCTGAAACGCCCGGAGGTGGGCGTTATCATCGCCTTCTGGGATGGCGAGGACTACGGACCCGACGTGAACACGATGCTGCTCGGCTCGCGCTACTTTGCCAGGAACATGGGTAAGCTGCGTCCGACATACGGCATCCTGCTGGACATGGTGGGCGATAAAGACCTGCAGATATATAAGGAGACGAACTCGGTGTACGCCGCTCCCCAAGTGGTGGAGAGGGTATGGCGTACCGCAGGTGAGCTCGGTTATCGCAAGTACTTCCCCGATGCCCAGAAGTACACGATAACCGACGACCACGTGCCTTTGATCGAGGCTGGCGTGCCCTGTATCGACCTGATAGACTTCGACTATCCTTACTGGCATACCCTGCAGGATACGGTAGACAAGTGCAGTCCGAACTCCCTGCAGGTGGTAGGTGAGGTGCTTGCTGCAGTGGTCTATTCCGAGCGTGACTCCAAGCCATAA
- the prfB gene encoding peptide chain release factor 2, translating to MSVSTRWASIFDVPRVREEIARLEEQTTQPDFWDDPRQAQETIQQLNALRQRIAGWEELEHQWQELHTLAELLSEEEEPELLHELEQGVQTLAKRLDQVEMETLLSGEHDASNAILEINAGAGGTESCDWVQMLLRMYLRWAQEHGFRTEILDETPGEVAGLKSVTVRVEGRNAYGLLESERGVHRLVRISPFDANKRRHTSFASVDVIPELSESEEIQINPDELRIETFRAGSAGGQHMQKNETAVRITHLPTGIVVTCQNERSQQRNRELAMRVLMARLAERERRANAERIAALRGEPPPIEWGHQIRSYVFQPYYMVKDHRTEAETGDVPRVMDGDIDLFIHAYLRWRGARKNENKQSSN from the coding sequence GTGAGCGTATCGACGCGCTGGGCGAGCATCTTTGACGTCCCTCGCGTCCGAGAAGAGATTGCGCGTCTCGAAGAACAGACCACTCAGCCAGATTTCTGGGACGACCCGCGCCAGGCGCAGGAGACCATCCAGCAGCTGAACGCACTGCGCCAGCGTATCGCCGGATGGGAAGAGCTGGAGCATCAATGGCAGGAACTGCACACACTGGCGGAACTGCTTTCCGAAGAGGAGGAACCGGAGCTGTTGCACGAGCTGGAGCAGGGAGTGCAAACGCTGGCGAAAAGGCTGGACCAGGTGGAGATGGAGACCCTGCTCAGCGGCGAGCACGACGCCAGCAACGCTATTCTGGAAATCAACGCAGGGGCAGGAGGCACCGAATCCTGCGACTGGGTGCAGATGCTGCTCCGGATGTACTTGCGCTGGGCGCAGGAACACGGTTTCCGCACCGAGATATTAGACGAAACTCCGGGCGAGGTTGCCGGTCTGAAAAGTGTGACGGTACGCGTCGAAGGGCGCAATGCCTACGGCTTGCTGGAGTCGGAGCGCGGAGTGCACCGTCTCGTGCGTATCTCACCCTTTGATGCCAACAAGCGCAGGCACACCTCCTTCGCCTCGGTAGACGTGATACCGGAACTTTCGGAGAGTGAAGAGATTCAAATCAATCCGGACGAACTGCGTATCGAGACCTTCCGTGCGGGCAGCGCAGGCGGTCAACATATGCAGAAGAACGAGACGGCGGTGCGCATCACGCACCTCCCGACGGGCATCGTGGTGACCTGCCAGAACGAGCGTTCACAACAGCGTAACCGCGAGCTGGCGATGCGAGTCTTAATGGCAAGGCTAGCGGAGCGGGAACGACGTGCTAACGCCGAGCGTATCGCTGCTCTGCGTGGAGAACCTCCACCCATCGAGTGGGGGCATCAGATACGCTCCTACGTGTTTCAGCCGTATTATATGGTGAAAGACCACCGGACAGAAGCGGAGACGGGGGATGTGCCTCGGGTGATGGACGGTGATATCGACCTGTTCATCCACGCCTATCTACGATGGAGGGGGGCACGAAAAAATGAAAACAAGCAGTCGAGCAATTAA
- a CDS encoding oxidoreductase: MPASRKKVRVGVVGVGIGSLHIQGYQRHPQAEVVAVCDINEERARQVAQEYGVPHVFTDYNEMLEKVELNAVSVCTPNALHAPVAIAAMEAGCHILCEKPLAHNLQDAERMLQVAQKTGVLFMMGMNNRFRGDSQTLKRHIDSGDLGEIYYAKCGWLRRNGIPGFGGWFTTKALSGGGPLIDIGVHVLDLTWWLMGCPEPEAVFGATFAKFGPYGRGRGGWGVPQKGGTFDVEDLATGLIRFKNGAVCHLDASWASYVERDVFYSQLMGTKGGATLEPLRIFTDRHGVPEDFVPHAPNIPGHLAEIEHFVDCILKRKPTIAPIEHGVAIMRILDGIYRSAETGELVNV; the protein is encoded by the coding sequence ATGCCAGCATCCAGAAAGAAGGTACGCGTCGGCGTGGTAGGCGTCGGCATTGGCAGTTTGCATATTCAGGGTTATCAGCGTCACCCCCAGGCGGAGGTGGTGGCGGTTTGCGATATCAACGAGGAGCGTGCACGGCAGGTAGCACAGGAGTACGGCGTGCCGCACGTGTTCACCGATTACAACGAGATGCTGGAGAAGGTCGAGCTAAACGCGGTGTCGGTGTGCACGCCCAATGCGCTTCACGCGCCCGTGGCGATAGCCGCGATGGAAGCAGGTTGTCACATCCTCTGCGAAAAACCGCTGGCGCACAACCTGCAGGACGCCGAGCGAATGCTTCAGGTAGCTCAGAAAACGGGTGTGCTGTTCATGATGGGCATGAACAATCGCTTCCGAGGCGACAGCCAGACGCTCAAACGGCACATCGATTCGGGCGACCTGGGCGAGATTTACTACGCCAAATGCGGGTGGCTCCGACGCAACGGCATCCCTGGCTTCGGAGGATGGTTTACCACCAAAGCACTGTCGGGTGGCGGACCCTTAATAGATATCGGCGTGCATGTGTTGGACCTGACGTGGTGGCTGATGGGTTGCCCGGAGCCTGAGGCGGTATTCGGAGCGACTTTCGCCAAGTTCGGTCCCTATGGGCGAGGCAGAGGGGGTTGGGGCGTTCCCCAAAAGGGCGGTACGTTTGACGTGGAGGACTTGGCGACGGGTCTGATTCGCTTCAAAAACGGCGCGGTGTGTCATTTGGATGCCTCGTGGGCGTCGTATGTTGAGCGCGACGTGTTCTACTCCCAGCTGATGGGCACGAAGGGCGGCGCAACGCTGGAACCCTTACGCATCTTCACCGACCGCCATGGCGTGCCGGAAGACTTTGTGCCTCACGCTCCCAACATTCCCGGTCACCTGGCGGAAATTGAGCACTTCGTGGACTGCATCCTGAAGCGCAAGCCCACCATCGCCCCCATCGAGCACGGTGTGGCGATCATGCGCATCTTAGACGGCATCTACCGCTCCGCCGAGACGGGGGAACTGGTGAACGTATAG
- a CDS encoding glycogen debranching protein — translation MRAQCPPNLSFTRDTLHQVESSCRREWLLTNGIGGFACSTIAGLRTRRYHGLLTAATPPPTGRVLVLAEIEAWVETDSQTCPISSHLYHGAIHPNGIRYLQRFSLHPCPTHLYMVGNAVIQRQVWLIQYHNAVAVRYTLLSKQRRVRLHLTPLFACRDYHALTRANDALNPHAKEVAPGVYLLTPYSGFPAVYLHAGDAHLVARPDWYYAFRYPVETERGLDDTEDLWTPGTLVCDLQRGQSVTVAVSLGPFVEVPAEPPQEQEVPPPFCEHPLASALWCAAEQFVIRRPQGTSIIAGYPWFTDWGRDTMISLRGILLVRNRHEQAREVLSLLARYMRGGLVPNRFPDAGEEPEYNAADATLWFAWMADCYRQETGDEAFFREEIYPRLRECLQAYREGTRFGVRVDPADAILRVGEPGWQVTWMDAKVGDWVITPREGKPVEIAALWLQFLQVLMEAARRYGDTAIAWEADDLLRRAREAFMGMFWIAELQYLADVVDDQGRQDPRLRPNQLIALAIPQPPVPRELARQIVRTVERHLLTPYGLRTLAPFDPEYRGHYEGDVVARDSAYHQGTVWTWLLGPYADALLFTAGRTPATLSHLRSLLKPFEKHLRDAGLGTVSEIFDGDPPHHPRGCFAQAWSVAELLRIWRMAYP, via the coding sequence ATGCGTGCTCAATGTCCACCCAACCTGTCGTTTACCCGCGACACGCTTCACCAGGTAGAATCTTCCTGTCGCAGGGAATGGCTGTTGACCAACGGCATCGGAGGCTTCGCGTGCAGTACCATCGCCGGATTGCGCACGCGACGCTATCATGGATTGCTTACTGCCGCTACGCCTCCGCCTACCGGTAGAGTGCTGGTGCTAGCGGAGATAGAGGCTTGGGTGGAGACAGATTCCCAAACCTGCCCGATCTCCAGTCATCTATACCACGGCGCAATCCACCCGAACGGCATTCGCTACCTGCAGCGATTCAGCCTGCATCCTTGTCCTACCCATCTCTACATGGTGGGCAACGCCGTCATCCAGCGGCAGGTATGGCTGATTCAGTATCACAACGCGGTCGCGGTGCGCTACACGCTTCTCTCGAAGCAGAGAAGAGTGCGGTTGCATCTGACCCCGCTGTTCGCCTGCCGCGATTACCATGCGCTCACACGCGCCAACGACGCTCTGAACCCACACGCCAAGGAAGTAGCGCCCGGTGTATATCTGTTGACGCCGTACTCGGGTTTCCCAGCCGTTTACCTGCACGCCGGCGACGCCCATCTAGTCGCGCGTCCCGACTGGTACTACGCCTTCCGCTACCCTGTGGAAACCGAGCGCGGGCTGGACGATACGGAAGACCTATGGACGCCCGGCACGCTGGTTTGCGACCTGCAGCGCGGTCAAAGCGTAACCGTTGCGGTATCGCTGGGGCCTTTTGTGGAGGTACCTGCAGAGCCGCCCCAGGAACAGGAGGTGCCGCCTCCGTTCTGTGAGCATCCGCTGGCGAGTGCGTTATGGTGCGCGGCGGAGCAGTTTGTCATCCGCCGCCCGCAGGGAACCAGCATCATCGCAGGATACCCCTGGTTCACCGACTGGGGGCGCGATACGATGATTTCGCTGCGCGGTATCCTGCTGGTGCGAAATCGTCACGAACAGGCGCGGGAGGTGCTGAGCCTCCTTGCTCGCTACATGCGCGGCGGGTTGGTACCCAACCGCTTCCCCGACGCGGGCGAAGAGCCGGAATACAACGCTGCTGATGCCACGCTGTGGTTCGCCTGGATGGCGGACTGTTACCGGCAGGAAACCGGGGACGAAGCGTTCTTCAGGGAGGAGATATATCCCCGCTTGCGAGAGTGCCTGCAAGCTTATCGTGAAGGCACGCGCTTCGGTGTTCGGGTAGACCCTGCAGATGCCATCCTGCGCGTGGGCGAGCCCGGCTGGCAGGTAACATGGATGGACGCTAAAGTGGGGGACTGGGTGATCACTCCACGGGAGGGGAAGCCGGTGGAAATCGCTGCCCTGTGGTTGCAGTTCCTGCAAGTGCTCATGGAGGCGGCACGCCGCTACGGAGATACTGCCATCGCCTGGGAAGCTGATGACCTGTTGAGACGAGCACGTGAGGCGTTCATGGGCATGTTCTGGATAGCCGAGCTACAGTACCTCGCCGACGTGGTGGATGATCAAGGCAGGCAAGACCCGCGCTTGCGCCCGAACCAGCTGATTGCCCTGGCAATACCACAGCCCCCCGTTCCGCGCGAGTTGGCGAGGCAGATAGTGCGCACAGTGGAACGCCATCTGCTCACTCCCTACGGATTACGGACGCTGGCTCCTTTTGACCCCGAGTATCGGGGGCATTATGAAGGCGATGTTGTCGCCCGTGATAGCGCGTACCATCAGGGTACGGTGTGGACCTGGCTGTTGGGACCCTACGCAGACGCTCTGCTTTTCACCGCAGGCAGGACGCCGGCGACCCTTTCGCACCTGCGCAGTTTACTGAAGCCTTTCGAGAAGCACCTGCGCGATGCCGGGTTGGGCACGGTATCCGAAATCTTTGACGGCGACCCACCTCATCACCCTCGCGGCTGTTTCGCGCAGGCGTGGAGCGTCGCGGAGTTGCTTCGGATATGGCGGATGGCATACCCTTAG